A single region of the Lactobacillus isalae genome encodes:
- the glmU gene encoding bifunctional UDP-N-acetylglucosamine diphosphorylase/glucosamine-1-phosphate N-acetyltransferase GlmU, translating to MNKYVVILAAGKGTRMKSQLYKVLHKVCGKTMVEHVVDAAKGTNPDKIITVVGNGAASVKDVLAGQSEFAFQEKQLGTGDAVMAASALLENLDGSTLVATGDTPLFTAETFNNLFKKHEESGNSATVLTAKAPNPFGYGRIIRDEDGNVLRIVEQKDGTPEELAVDEINTGVFCFDNKELFKALKQVGNDNAQGEYYLTDVLEIMRKAGQKVGAYEMPDFSESLGVNDRIALAQATKIMQRRINEEHMRNGVSFIDPDTAYIDSDVKIGNDTVIEGNVVIKGKTEIGSDCYITNSSRIIDSKIGNHVTITSSTLQEAQMDDNTDIGPNSHLRPKAIIRKGAHIGNFVEIKKAEIGEDTKVGHLTYVGDATLGKDINIGCGTIFSNYDGVKKFHTNVGDHSFIGAGATIIAPVNIADHAFVAADSTITKDVDRYDMAIARGRQTNKADYWHKLPLSKDKEWE from the coding sequence ATGAATAAGTATGTTGTTATCTTAGCAGCTGGAAAAGGTACCCGCATGAAGTCCCAACTTTACAAGGTGTTACACAAGGTTTGCGGTAAAACTATGGTAGAACATGTGGTAGATGCGGCTAAAGGAACTAATCCAGATAAAATTATTACTGTAGTTGGAAATGGTGCAGCTAGCGTTAAAGATGTTTTGGCGGGTCAATCAGAATTTGCTTTTCAAGAAAAGCAATTAGGTACTGGAGACGCCGTTATGGCAGCTAGCGCTTTGTTAGAAAACTTAGATGGTTCAACTTTAGTTGCTACTGGTGATACTCCTTTATTTACTGCTGAAACTTTTAACAACTTATTTAAAAAGCATGAAGAAAGTGGAAACAGCGCAACTGTTTTAACTGCGAAAGCTCCAAATCCATTTGGCTATGGTCGTATTATTCGTGATGAAGATGGTAATGTTTTAAGAATCGTTGAACAAAAAGATGGTACACCAGAAGAGTTAGCAGTAGATGAGATTAATACTGGTGTCTTTTGTTTCGATAATAAGGAATTATTCAAGGCTTTGAAGCAAGTTGGCAATGACAACGCTCAAGGCGAATATTACTTAACTGACGTTTTAGAAATTATGCGTAAGGCTGGTCAAAAAGTTGGTGCTTATGAAATGCCTGACTTCAGTGAAAGTTTAGGAGTTAATGATCGTATTGCACTTGCCCAAGCTACTAAAATTATGCAAAGAAGAATTAATGAAGAACACATGAGAAATGGTGTGTCATTCATTGATCCAGACACAGCATATATTGATAGTGATGTTAAAATCGGTAACGATACAGTTATTGAAGGAAACGTTGTTATTAAGGGCAAAACTGAGATTGGCAGTGACTGCTACATTACAAATAGCTCAAGAATTATCGATTCTAAGATTGGAAATCACGTAACTATTACTTCTTCAACTCTTCAAGAAGCCCAAATGGATGATAATACTGATATTGGACCTAACTCTCACCTTCGTCCAAAGGCTATTATTAGAAAAGGCGCTCATATTGGTAACTTTGTTGAAATTAAGAAGGCTGAAATTGGTGAAGATACTAAGGTAGGTCACTTAACTTACGTTGGGGATGCTACTTTAGGTAAAGATATTAATATTGGCTGCGGTACTATTTTCTCTAACTACGATGGTGTAAAGAAATTCCATACTAACGTTGGTGATCATTCATTTATTGGTGCCGGTGCTACTATCATTGCTCCAGTTAATATTGCCGATCATGCATTTGTTGCAGCTGATTCAACAATTACTAAAGATGTCGATCGCTATGACATGGCAATTGCCAGAGGAAGACAAACAAATAAGGCAGATTACTGGCATAAGTTACCGCTATCAAAAGATAAAGAGTGGGAATAA
- a CDS encoding ribose-phosphate diphosphokinase, which translates to MSQLDKEIKIFALNSNKPLAEKIADKVGVKLGKSDVKRFSDGEIQINIDESVRGKDVYLVQSTSAPVNDNLMELLIMIDAVKRASARSVNLVMPYYGYARQDRKTRAREPITAKLVADMLQKAGADRVLSLDLHAPQIQGFFDIPVDNLMGAPLLADYFLSHDLEKDAVVVSPDHGGVTRARKLAEFLKTPIAIVDKRRPKANVAEVMNIIGDVKGKRAIIIDDMIDTAGTITLASQALMDAGATEVYASATHAVLSGPAIERLNNSPIKKLILTDSINQPEEKDLSKAEIVSVGPLMGEAIRLIQEHKPVSPLFNTRFQSHN; encoded by the coding sequence ATGTCTCAATTAGACAAAGAAATTAAAATTTTTGCGCTCAACTCTAATAAGCCTTTAGCAGAAAAAATTGCTGACAAGGTAGGAGTTAAGCTTGGTAAGTCTGATGTTAAACGTTTCAGTGATGGCGAAATTCAAATTAACATCGATGAATCAGTTCGTGGTAAAGATGTTTACTTAGTACAATCAACTTCAGCTCCAGTAAATGATAATTTAATGGAATTGTTGATCATGATTGATGCTGTTAAGCGTGCTTCAGCTCGAAGCGTAAACTTAGTAATGCCTTACTACGGATATGCACGTCAAGATAGAAAGACTCGTGCTCGTGAACCAATTACAGCTAAGTTAGTTGCTGATATGCTACAAAAAGCTGGTGCTGATCGAGTTCTTTCGCTTGATTTACACGCCCCACAAATTCAAGGTTTTTTTGATATTCCAGTTGATAACTTGATGGGTGCGCCACTTCTTGCTGACTACTTCTTGAGTCATGATTTAGAAAAGGATGCTGTTGTAGTTTCACCTGACCATGGTGGTGTAACTAGAGCAAGAAAATTAGCAGAATTTCTTAAGACTCCAATTGCTATTGTTGACAAGCGTCGTCCAAAGGCTAATGTTGCCGAAGTTATGAACATTATTGGAGACGTAAAGGGCAAGCGTGCAATTATTATCGACGATATGATTGATACCGCTGGTACCATTACCTTAGCTTCTCAAGCCTTAATGGATGCTGGTGCAACTGAAGTTTATGCTTCTGCAACTCATGCTGTTTTATCTGGTCCTGCAATTGAGCGTTTGAACAATTCTCCAATTAAGAAGTTAATTTTAACGGACTCAATTAATCAACCTGAAGAAAAGGACTTATCTAAAGCTGAGATTGTTTCTGTTGGGCCTTTAATGGGAGAAGCAATTAGATTGATTCAAGAGCACAAGCCAGTTAGTCCACTGTTTAATACTCGTTTTCAATCACATAATTAA
- a CDS encoding LacI family DNA-binding transcriptional regulator yields MTTLSDVAKKASVSKMTVSRVINHPQQVTPELRKIVEKAMEQLNYHPNSIASALAHHRTNVVKLVILEDIDTTEPYYMNLLFGIAKGLGKKHYTLQLATDSDVSGGDGYIITGGRANDAKWLDQLKKPFVLFGENRYGYDFIDTDNKLGEQIATQYALDKNYQSIVFIGIDEKEPFEYSREAGYINTLQKHNMIPKIFRIQNHSSLAEELIISHWKKFAPNTCFICASDRIAVGVVRAIQRKNGNISRDFGIIGFDGVFLDQVSNPKITTIKQNLFKLGELLADMILQKINQGGAQQGEVLIEPELIKSESTRN; encoded by the coding sequence ATGACTACTTTATCTGATGTAGCAAAAAAAGCTAGCGTATCTAAAATGACAGTCTCTCGTGTCATTAATCATCCACAACAGGTTACACCTGAATTAAGAAAAATTGTTGAAAAAGCGATGGAGCAGCTGAATTATCATCCTAATTCAATTGCTAGTGCACTAGCTCACCACCGTACAAATGTAGTTAAGCTAGTAATTTTAGAAGATATTGACACTACTGAACCTTACTATATGAATTTGCTTTTTGGAATTGCTAAAGGCCTAGGTAAGAAACACTATACATTGCAGCTTGCAACAGACAGTGATGTTAGTGGCGGGGATGGGTATATCATAACTGGAGGAAGAGCCAATGATGCAAAATGGCTAGATCAGTTGAAAAAGCCGTTTGTTTTATTTGGTGAAAATCGTTATGGCTATGATTTTATTGATACCGATAATAAGTTAGGTGAGCAAATAGCGACACAGTATGCTCTTGATAAAAATTATCAGTCGATTGTTTTTATTGGTATTGATGAAAAGGAGCCTTTTGAATATTCAAGAGAAGCAGGATATATTAATACTTTGCAGAAACACAATATGATTCCTAAAATATTTAGGATTCAAAATCATAGTAGCTTGGCTGAGGAATTAATCATTAGCCATTGGAAAAAATTTGCACCCAATACTTGTTTTATTTGCGCTAGTGACCGGATAGCAGTTGGAGTAGTACGAGCCATTCAAAGAAAAAATGGAAATATTTCACGAGATTTTGGCATTATTGGCTTTGATGGCGTTTTCTTAGACCAAGTGTCTAATCCCAAGATAACTACAATCAAGCAAAATTTGTTTAAATTAGGAGAACTCCTAGCAGACATGATCTTGCAGAAAATTAATCAGGGGGGCGCTCAACAGGGAGAGGTTCTTATTGAACCAGAGTTAATAAAAAGTGAATCTACCAGAAATTAG
- a CDS encoding glycoside hydrolase family 13 protein: protein MRHWYDQAIIYQIYPKSFQDSNGDGIGDLNGIRKRIPYLKELGVNAVWLNPIFVSPQVDNGYDVSNYFAIDPKMGTMEDMDNLIKEMHAAGIHVIMDFVLNHTSDQHPWFQDAIKNPDSIYRDYYIFAGKNNQRPNNWGSFFGGSVWEKDPAGTGQFYFHLFDKRMPDLNWKNPEVRHAMSEIAKFWLEKGIDGLRLDAFIHIAKADLRQNYPVNSKDEEPVIAEPFFANLPQVQKWMRPFCEEIKQDYPDALLLGEAASANVNLAVDYTNKDNHLMDSVITFRYFTEDQSKVDPSFSAQYQPKPLDLVKFKQNQTVWQQTLSQISKPTLYWNNHDMARIATRIATNDTQAKSLAMLMYLQNGIPIIYYGEELGMKNLEFEDVAQFEDETVKKFIESAKKAGKTKQEALEMASKTHKLPARGPMPWDNEKNNGFTDGEPWLKGKKIDKTNAADEIADSSSMFNFYKKLISLKKETLFEDGGYYLLPTSNDSYVYERNLEGKKALVAVSLSKNPIELEVSADFKQERLAAGDYQLKDGKLTLAPYAGVVLEKIGE, encoded by the coding sequence ATGAGACATTGGTATGACCAAGCAATTATTTATCAAATTTATCCTAAGTCTTTTCAGGATTCTAACGGTGATGGTATTGGTGACCTAAATGGTATTAGAAAAAGAATACCGTATTTAAAAGAATTAGGTGTCAATGCCGTATGGCTAAATCCAATCTTTGTCTCCCCACAAGTCGATAATGGCTATGATGTTTCAAATTATTTTGCCATTGATCCAAAAATGGGAACAATGGAAGATATGGATAATTTAATTAAAGAAATGCATGCAGCTGGAATTCATGTAATCATGGATTTTGTTTTAAATCATACATCTGATCAGCATCCATGGTTTCAAGACGCAATTAAAAATCCCGATAGTATTTATCGTGACTATTATATTTTTGCTGGTAAAAATAATCAGAGACCAAATAATTGGGGAAGTTTTTTTGGTGGAAGTGTCTGGGAAAAAGATCCTGCTGGGACAGGCCAATTCTATTTCCATCTTTTTGATAAAAGAATGCCAGATTTGAACTGGAAGAACCCTGAAGTTAGACATGCAATGAGTGAAATTGCAAAATTCTGGCTTGAAAAAGGAATTGATGGTTTAAGGTTAGATGCGTTTATTCATATTGCTAAGGCTGATTTAAGACAAAATTACCCGGTTAATAGTAAAGATGAAGAGCCTGTAATTGCAGAACCATTTTTTGCTAACTTACCGCAGGTTCAAAAATGGATGCGACCATTCTGCGAAGAAATAAAACAAGATTATCCTGATGCATTGCTGCTAGGAGAAGCCGCAAGTGCAAATGTTAATTTAGCAGTTGACTATACAAATAAAGATAATCACTTGATGGACAGTGTGATCACGTTTAGATACTTCACAGAAGATCAAAGTAAAGTTGATCCTAGTTTTTCAGCTCAATACCAGCCAAAACCTCTAGACTTAGTCAAATTTAAGCAAAATCAGACGGTCTGGCAACAAACTTTGAGTCAAATTTCTAAGCCAACCCTATATTGGAATAATCATGATATGGCTAGAATAGCTACTAGAATTGCCACAAATGATACACAAGCCAAAAGCTTAGCCATGCTAATGTATTTACAAAATGGTATTCCAATTATTTATTATGGCGAAGAGCTGGGGATGAAAAATCTAGAATTTGAAGATGTAGCTCAGTTTGAAGATGAGACAGTCAAGAAATTTATTGAAAGTGCGAAAAAAGCTGGAAAGACTAAGCAAGAAGCTTTAGAGATGGCAAGTAAAACTCATAAACTTCCCGCTAGAGGGCCAATGCCATGGGATAATGAGAAAAATAACGGTTTTACGGATGGAGAGCCTTGGCTAAAAGGGAAGAAAATTGATAAGACGAATGCTGCCGATGAAATAGCGGACAGCAGTAGTATGTTTAATTTTTATAAGAAATTGATCAGTTTGAAGAAAGAAACCTTGTTTGAAGATGGAGGATATTACTTACTGCCAACTTCAAACGATAGCTACGTTTATGAGCGTAATTTAGAAGGGAAAAAAGCCTTAGTTGCTGTTTCTTTAAGTAAAAATCCGATTGAGCTTGAAGTAAGTGCTGACTTTAAGCAAGAGAGACTAGCAGCAGGCGATTATCAATTAAAGGACGGAAAATTAACATTAGCTCCATATGCTGGAGTAGTATTAGAAAAAATTGGAGAGTAA
- a CDS encoding glycoside hydrolase family 13 protein — protein MQLAALKHRTESEDCSVIDHSHVKIRLHTAKGDVKKVIVHYIDNYLPPVDATALEMKKAGSGQVSDYWTATLTAPYHRIKYTFEVIGEDGSHVIFGDRSIENFSDEKLKEDGLYFKVPYFHDIDKIKTPAWLKDIVWYQIFPERFANGDKSNDPANAKAWNPDDHPGREDFYGGDLQGVLDHLDDLQKLGVTGLYFCPIFKASSNHKYDTIDYLQVDPAFGDKDLFAKVVNEAHKRGMKVMLDAVFNHLGDQSMQWQDVVKNGEKSRFKDWFHINSYPVEPYRNPSKGEGNPPYETFAFEKHMPKLNTANPEVQDFLLEIATYWVKYFDIDAWRLDVANEVDHHFWKRFHDELVKIKPDFYIVGEIWHSARPWLQGDQFTGVMNYPYTLQIEDHFFKHKLNAKELSEHLTDQLMMYPDVVDQAMMNMLDSHDTARILTLAKDNQDLALQAVAYEFVQPGIPCIYYGTEMGMNGDNDPDCRKPMDWSKLGGPVWKRVHDLVKFRLDHRDTLNKGNIKLTVTENGLLKVERTGKETVNAYYNTSDHNVKIDKKAALSQNYQNGVLAPDGFLMEVKP, from the coding sequence ATGCAACTTGCAGCTTTAAAACATAGAACTGAAAGTGAAGATTGTTCTGTTATTGATCATTCTCATGTGAAGATTAGACTTCATACGGCTAAGGGAGACGTAAAAAAGGTTATTGTTCATTATATTGATAACTATTTACCACCAGTTGATGCGACAGCTCTTGAAATGAAAAAGGCTGGTAGTGGCCAGGTAAGTGATTATTGGACTGCAACTTTAACAGCTCCATATCACCGAATTAAGTATACTTTTGAAGTTATTGGTGAAGACGGAAGCCATGTTATTTTTGGTGACCGTAGTATTGAGAACTTTAGCGATGAAAAGCTTAAAGAAGACGGTTTGTACTTTAAAGTTCCGTATTTCCATGATATTGATAAAATTAAAACACCTGCTTGGTTAAAAGATATAGTTTGGTACCAAATCTTCCCAGAACGCTTTGCTAACGGCGATAAAAGTAATGATCCAGCTAACGCCAAAGCTTGGAATCCAGACGACCATCCAGGTAGAGAAGATTTTTATGGTGGGGACTTACAGGGGGTCTTGGACCACTTAGATGATTTACAAAAGTTAGGTGTTACTGGCCTATATTTCTGCCCAATTTTTAAGGCAAGTTCTAATCATAAATATGACACAATTGATTATCTACAAGTTGATCCAGCCTTTGGTGATAAAGACTTGTTTGCCAAGGTGGTTAATGAAGCACATAAGCGCGGAATGAAGGTAATGCTTGATGCTGTTTTCAACCATCTGGGCGATCAGTCAATGCAGTGGCAAGATGTAGTTAAAAACGGTGAAAAATCACGCTTTAAAGATTGGTTCCATATTAATTCATATCCAGTTGAGCCGTATCGAAATCCAAGCAAGGGAGAAGGTAACCCACCTTATGAGACATTTGCATTTGAAAAGCATATGCCAAAATTAAATACTGCTAACCCTGAGGTTCAAGACTTTTTATTAGAAATTGCAACTTATTGGGTAAAGTATTTTGATATTGATGCTTGGCGCTTAGATGTCGCAAATGAAGTTGACCACCATTTCTGGAAGAGATTTCATGATGAACTGGTAAAAATAAAACCAGATTTCTATATTGTTGGAGAAATATGGCATTCAGCTCGTCCATGGCTTCAAGGCGATCAATTTACAGGCGTGATGAATTATCCATATACGCTTCAAATTGAAGACCATTTCTTTAAGCATAAGTTGAATGCAAAGGAGTTAAGTGAACATTTAACTGATCAATTAATGATGTATCCAGATGTAGTAGATCAAGCCATGATGAATATGCTTGACTCACATGATACAGCTAGAATTTTGACTTTAGCAAAAGACAATCAAGACTTAGCGCTCCAGGCTGTAGCCTATGAATTTGTTCAACCTGGTATTCCATGTATTTACTATGGAACAGAAATGGGGATGAACGGAGATAATGATCCAGATTGTCGTAAGCCAATGGATTGGAGTAAACTTGGTGGACCTGTTTGGAAGAGAGTTCATGATCTAGTAAAATTTCGTCTGGATCACCGTGATACCTTAAATAAAGGAAATATTAAGTTAACGGTAACAGAAAATGGTCTCTTAAAAGTTGAACGAACAGGAAAAGAAACAGTAAACGCTTACTATAATACTAGTGACCATAATGTAAAAATTGATAAAAAAGCAGCACTTAGCCAAAATTATCAAAACGGGGTTTTGGCGCCAGATGGCTTTTTAATGGAAGTAAAACCTTAA